The window ACTGCTGCAGCTCCCAACAATAGGATTGGAGCAGCGGATCAAAGAAGAAATTGAATTGAACCCTGTGCTTGAAGAGGCCGATCCGGCTGCAACGGAAGAGTCGCTTAGTGAGAAAGAGGCGGAGTGGGAAAGGGAAAACCCTGAAGAACAAAAATCGGAGGATGAACCCGATATAGATCCGGTTGACCAGAATGAGGATATTGATTGGGATTCGTTTCTCCACAACACAGAATATGACGGCACAGGGTACTCAGGATCGTCGTCACCGTCGGGGAGTGCGGACGAGGATTGGAGAGATCTGCCGAACCCCTATCATGAAACGTTGCTTGAAGAACTTGAACAGCAGGTCACACTTCTCGATCTGAATGACGAAGAGATGCTGATTGCCGATCAAATTCTGGGGTCGCTCGATGAAGATGGCTACTTCAGGCGGGAGATAGAAGCTGTGGTCGATAATATCGCTTTTAACCATGGTAAACTGGTCAGCGCCGCACAGGTTGAGGATGTGAGACAGAAAATCCAGGAACTGGAGCCGGTTGGCATAGCATCCCGGGATCTGCGCGACTGCCTGATCTGCCAGGCACGACTTTCGGATGGTGATTCCGAGATCCGCGATCTCGCTGTAACCATGTTGAAGGATGAATGGGATGCATTTGAGAAGAAACACTTTGACAAGCTTAGAAAACGCCTGGATGCAGATGATGAAACCCTGAAGGAGGTATTTGATTTTATTCGAGGCCTCAATCCAAGGCCCGGCGCTGTATCTGACCCTGAGAGCGATTCGCGAAATTATATTGAACCTGATTTTGAAGTCTATTATGAACCCGCGGGGGAAGAAGGAGAAGAAGATGGCGAGTTTGTAATCCGCCTGAATCAGAGAAATATTCCACCGCTCCGGATTTCACCCGATTATAAGCGCATGTGGGATCAGCTAAAAAAAGAGTCGGGAAAAGGTGAGGGCAAACAGGCAAGAAATTTCATCAGAGACAAAGTGGAATCAGCCCAGTGGTTTATCGACTCTATCAGGCAGCGCCAGCAAACCCTGATGACCACCATGCGAACGATCGTGGCACTTCAGGACGACTTTTTTAAGCACGGCGACGGCCTTAAACCAATGATTCTGAAAGATGTTGCGGAACGGATCGGAATGGATATTTCAACGGTATCGAGGGTGGTGAACGGCAAATATGTGCAGACCAATTTTGGTGTTTATGAGCTTAAATATTTCTTCAGCGAAGGCCTTGAAACTGAAAGCGGGGATGATGTATCGAGCCGGGAAGTGAAAAATATCCTGCAGAGAGTGATCGACAATGAGGATAAAAAGAAGCCCCTCAGCGATCAGGCATTAACCGATATTCTACGAGAGAAAGGATTCAAGGTAGCCCGCCGAACGGTCAGTAAATACCGGGAACAGCTTCAGATTCCCGTTGCGCGCCTGCGCAAGCAAATAGTCTGAGATGGTAAGGTAAATAGAGTCAGCTTCCGCTCCTGATGTTTCAGCCGAAGCAGAGGAGGAGAAGTTGCCTTATTAAGCAGGTTTTCTCATGAGCGGAGAAAAAGAATGATATGAGTCACTGTTTATCCGCAGAAATCCCTACGGGAGATGGGACACTTTTTAACCGGCCCTTTTTCGCAATCAGGTTACATAAATCTTGACACTGAAGAAGATGCTATTTACCAAACGTAAAGGCCATCTGAAGAGGTTCAAAGATCATTGGCGAAGTAAATAGAAACCAGGAGAGGATCATTACGGCGAGTACGTGGATACCGGTTGTCAGCAGGAGGTAGAGTAACCGGTTTTTCAAAAACTTTGCAGCATCAACTGATGCGATGATAAAGCTCATAAACCAGGTCAGTCCAAAGAGTATTGCAAAAGCGGCGATCCAGAATCCTGTAATCCCTGTCTGGCTGAGAACCACCAGAACCGTTGTCAAAAGAAGATTCACGTGAAGCGGCCAGCTGTAAAGGTTGAGGGCCTGGCTGAAGCTGGTAAGCTCTTTGTTTAAAAAATAGATCCAGAGCACGGAAATACCCTGTGTAATCAGTGCAAAGGAAAACCCTGCAAGTGAAAGAGATAAAAGTGGATTTTGGAAAAGAAACAATTCAGGAACCTGCACCTGAAGTGCATGAAGGCCTGTCTCTGAAATGAGAATATCTGCGCTCAAGTACGTGAATAAGGCAGTAATGGCTGCGTGCTGAAGGAGTACAATAAGGCCGGGCGTTGAATTTCTGACGCGGTGCTCCATGACGTCGATTACGTAGAAAGGATGATGCAGGAAATAACGGGACAGTGACTGACCGTAAACGGGCTGATAGCGATAATGCAACAGAAAGGAGATCCAAAGGAGCAACAAAAACACTACGCTCCAGTTTGCAACCGGACCTTCACCGGAGTCGGCCGGAAGGGGCATCGGTATACGCTCACCGCTGGTGTAACGGTTAAGTACGGTGGCCATTCCCGGAACCGACTCTGAGGCAGAAAAAAACCAGCCTGCCGGCAGCACAATAACACTGTTTTGAGTAACAAGCTGTGTATCGAGGAGCTGATTCAGGGAGCTTAAAGAAACATTGAGATCGTCTGATGGATTAAAGTGCACAAATGAAGAGAATTCATAATCGGGGTCCGTTTCTGCACGGGCCACAGAGGCGATGTATGAAAATGGTCCCCGGGCTGTGGAATCTGAATCGGTAGCACTTGTGTAAAAAATGGGCAGATCGGTATAGACCCTGATTGAATCGGTAACAGGGGCCGCAGCTTCGTGAAACGCCGGATTTCGGTCGTTAGGATAGCGATACAGTTCGATGGCAGCTAAACTGCGCGGATATCTTCCTTCAATCCGTTCCGCTTCGCTCACTAACGTTTGTGCTGTACGCGCAGCGCTCTCCCTAACCTGGCCAACTGTTCGATAGGAATTATCACTGAACAGAATTAGAGAGAAATCAGGGCTCAGGGTGGCGGGCAACTCCGTATCGGGATCTATGAGTAAAAGATGGATCCCTGCATTCCGGATTCTATCCAGGTTCGCTTCGGTGTTCCAGTCAATGTCCTGTTGAGTAACATCGAGGGCCAGAAAATGGCGTGTGGAGTCAGCAGACTGCGCTTCCGCAGCCTTTGAATAACAGAGCACCACTACAATGAGCAGGAAGAATCGATATGGCTGGTGAAGGGGCAAGATTATTTCTTTAACTCGACACTTCGTTCAACGGGCAGTTCCCGGGTCTCTTTAAAACTTGACAGCACAATATTTGACCTTGTCCTGGTTACACCGTCCCAGGACTGCACGAGAGACAGAAATTTTTCAAAAGAGGCTGTATTCATCGTGCGCACTTTCAGGATGTGGGAACCGTCGCCGGTAATGGAGTGACACTCCAGTACCTCCGGATGTTCGGTTACATTTTTAACAAATCCCTGATATCGCTCGGACCCGTCTACCTCCACAAAAATGAAGGCAGTAATGTCGAAATTGAACTTTTTTGCATCCAGAATGGCATTATAGGATGATATCAATCCTTTCTCCTCAAGCTTTCGCATTCTCTCGGATACGGACGGAACTGAAAGATGGACAATCTCAGCAATCGTATTTCGCTGGGCTCGGCCATTACGCTGCAGATGATTTAATATTTTGATATCTGTTTCGTCAAGTTGTATGCTCATAGCAACTCCATTTAGCCTAAAATTTCTAATCAATAGTCAAAATATCCTTAATTAGTTAGGAATTCAATTCCTGAAAGTGAATCGGAGGTAAAAAAATTTCAAAGGAGAGCTGCCTACCCGTATCTTTTCATTCAATGCAGATTTTAATTCAAAAAACGATCGTATAAGCCGATGCTCGACATTAATTTTATTCGTGAACACCCCGATCTTGTAAAGGAAGGAATGAAAAACAAGGGTGAAAATGATATTTCGGTGGTAGACCAGGTACTGGCTAAAGACGAGGAGTGGCGTGAATTGATTACCGGGATTGATAATCTGCGGGCCAGGAGTAATGCCAAAGCAAAAGAGATTGGAAACCTGATGGGCCAGGGAAAGAAAGATGAGGCACAGGCGCTGATCAAAGAGACCGGCGATAACAAGAAAAAAATTAAAGAGCTGGAAGATCAGGTCAGACTGGTTTCGGACGAACGTGACGAATTGCTCTACCGAATACCCAATGTGCCGGATCCATCCGTACCGGTAGGAAGCACCCCCGATGACAACATTGTGGATAAAACCGCAGGCACCATTCTGGAGCGCGATTGGCGAGTGCCGCACTGGGAAATTACAGACGAAAAGGGCTGGATCGACTTTGAGCGGGGTGTGAAGGTGACCGGGGCCGGATTTCCGTTTTATGTGGGAAAAATGGCCCGCCTGCAGCGTGCGCTGATCAATTTCTTCCTCAATGAGGCCGTTGAAGACGGATACACGGAACTGCAGGCACCCTACTTTGTAAACGAGAACTCGGCCAGGGGTACCGGACAAATTCCGGACAAGGAGGATATGATGTACACCGTGCCGCGCGACGGTTTTTTTGCCATTCCCACGGCAGAGGTTCCCGTAACCAACTTCCACCGGGATGAAATTTTCAATGAAAAAGACATGCCTGTTCGGTACGCGGCCTACACACCGTGCTGGAGACGGGAAGCCGGCAGCTATGGCAAGGACGTTCGCGGTTTGAACCGACTGCATCAGTTTGATAAAGTGGAGCTGGTAAAGATAGTTCATCCCGATAACTCGGATAACGAGTTGGAATCGCTCAGAGAGTACGCAGAAGGACTGATTGAAAAACTCGGTTTGGGGTACCGCACACTATTGATGTGCACGGGCGATATGGGCTTTACGCAGACTAAGAAATACGACCTTGAAGTGTGGAGCCCAGGCCAGGAGCGCTGGCTGGAAGTGAGCTCCTGTTCCAACTTCGGGTCTTTTCAGGCCAGAAGAATGCAGCTGCGGTATCGCAATGAAAAGGGCAAAACGGAAATGCTTCATACATTAAACGGATCCGGCCTTGCGCTTCCCAGAATCGTTGCGGCGCTGGTTGAGACGTATCAGACTGAATCGGGTGATGTAAGAGTGCCGGAGGTTCTGCAACCGTTTATGGGGACGGACAGTATCTGAGCGTTATTGGAATTGAAAAGGTAGAAGGCAGAAGGCAGAAGGCAGAAGGCAGAAGTGAGAAGGGAGTCTTGAGTATTGAGACTAATTTAATCTCTTAAACTACTAATAAAATTAACTTTAAAATAGTTCAAAAACAGCTTACTGCACCCTGCTGCGTGGAGTCCGCAGTCCCGATCCTTCGGGAACGCTTGAAGCTGCTGCGAGCAGTTCGCAGTCCCGAGACTTCGGGAAAGTCTGCCCCTTGCCCCTGATCCGGCGCTTTCAGAATTCCTGAAAGACACAGGAAATCCTTACAGGCCTCTTTTCACCCTGCACCCTGAATCACGCTACCGCAAAGTACTCCTCCTCGCGGAAGTTGAGCAGCAGTTCCAGTACCGGTTCCATCTCTTTTTCTTCCATTATAGCGGCACGCAGCTTTTTTCCGTTGCGAACTCCCTTCAGGTACTGCCCATAGTGTTTTTTCATAATGATCACACCGTATCTCTCGCCATGATGGGCCACGGAGAGGCGCAGCTGCTCTGCGCACAGCTCCAGGCGCTCCCGGAGTGTGGGGTTGGGGAGAAGTTCGCCCGTTTCCAGGTAATGACGCGCATGTTCAAAAATCCACGGATTGCCGATGGCGCCCCGGCCGATCATCACGCCATCCACGCCGGTTTCATCAAACATCTTTTTGGCGAGTTCGGGAGTGGTAACATCACCGTTTCCAATGATCGGAATTTCAAGCCCGGGCGTATTCTTCAGTTTTTTCAGATACTCCCATCGCGCATCTCCCTTATACTTCTGGCTGCGGGTGCGTGCGTGTACGGTCAGGGCTTTCACGCCAATTCGCTGCAGCATCAGGGCCACTTCCCCAATGCGAATAGTATGATCATCCCAGCCCAGACGTGTTTTTACCGTTACGGGATAATCACCGGCTGCGTCAACCACGGTTCCCGCCATGCGTTCCATCATCCCAAGATCTTTCAGACAGGCGGAACCGGCTCCTTTTTTCACAATTTTGTACACAGGGCAGCCGAAATTTATGTCAATCAGGTCGGGGTTATTCGCTTTCGCCACCTTCGTGGCCCCTTCCATGGCCTCCTCGCGGCCGCCGAATATCTGAATCCCGAACGGACGTTCCGCTTCCTCAAAATGCATCTTGTGAAGTGCAATATCTGAGTCGCGGATGATGGCTTCGGAACTGATAAATTCCGTGTAGACGATGTCGGCACCTTTTCGTCTGCAGATCTGCCGAAATGGCGAATCGGAAACGTCTTCCATAGGTGCGAGAAACAGCGGCCTGTTGCCAAGTTGTATCTGATCGATGTACATACTCTATTCGGTTTACATTCAGCACTGAAAATACGGGTTTTTCGTGATCTTCACATCCTCCCTTTTAAAACCCTTGAAAACAAAGCGCTTTCATCAATACTTGTGGTTCAATGGATAGCCATTTGATCTATGATCATGTATATTAACCTACATCTCAACAAAATCTTTGAACCTTAAAAAAAGGGGCTCAATCAATGGCACTTGCAATTTCCGGAATCGAGGAACTCTTAGGTGATGACGCCGATTCCCTGCTAAATCATACATGTAAAACCATTTCTAAAGATAAACTGCATATTCCATCTTCGTCGTACGTGGATGAAGTATGGTACCACTCTGACCGGAACAACCGGGTTTTGGGCAATCTGGAGTGGATGCTTAACCACGGCCGACTGGCGGGAACGGGCTATCTCTCCATTCTTCCCGTCGATCAGGGAATTGAACACAGTGCCGGGGCATCTTTTGCAAAAAATCCGGCCTATTTCGACCCCGAAAACATTGTAAAACTGGCTATTGAAGGAGGATGCAATGCTGTGGCGTCTACTTTTGGAGTTCTGGCGTCCGTATCCAGAAAATATGCCCACAAAATTCCCTTCCTGGTAAAAATTAACCAT of the Rhodohalobacter mucosus genome contains:
- the serS gene encoding serine--tRNA ligase, translating into MLDINFIREHPDLVKEGMKNKGENDISVVDQVLAKDEEWRELITGIDNLRARSNAKAKEIGNLMGQGKKDEAQALIKETGDNKKKIKELEDQVRLVSDERDELLYRIPNVPDPSVPVGSTPDDNIVDKTAGTILERDWRVPHWEITDEKGWIDFERGVKVTGAGFPFYVGKMARLQRALINFFLNEAVEDGYTELQAPYFVNENSARGTGQIPDKEDMMYTVPRDGFFAIPTAEVPVTNFHRDEIFNEKDMPVRYAAYTPCWRREAGSYGKDVRGLNRLHQFDKVELVKIVHPDNSDNELESLREYAEGLIEKLGLGYRTLLMCTGDMGFTQTKKYDLEVWSPGQERWLEVSSCSNFGSFQARRMQLRYRNEKGKTEMLHTLNGSGLALPRIVAALVETYQTESGDVRVPEVLQPFMGTDSI
- a CDS encoding Lrp/AsnC family transcriptional regulator, with protein sequence MSIQLDETDIKILNHLQRNGRAQRNTIAEIVHLSVPSVSERMRKLEEKGLISSYNAILDAKKFNFDITAFIFVEVDGSERYQGFVKNVTEHPEVLECHSITGDGSHILKVRTMNTASFEKFLSLVQSWDGVTRTRSNIVLSSFKETRELPVERSVELKK
- the rpoN gene encoding RNA polymerase factor sigma-54, which encodes MLKTGQNISQKQSLQQKLSPQQIQFVKLLQLPTIGLEQRIKEEIELNPVLEEADPAATEESLSEKEAEWERENPEEQKSEDEPDIDPVDQNEDIDWDSFLHNTEYDGTGYSGSSSPSGSADEDWRDLPNPYHETLLEELEQQVTLLDLNDEEMLIADQILGSLDEDGYFRREIEAVVDNIAFNHGKLVSAAQVEDVRQKIQELEPVGIASRDLRDCLICQARLSDGDSEIRDLAVTMLKDEWDAFEKKHFDKLRKRLDADDETLKEVFDFIRGLNPRPGAVSDPESDSRNYIEPDFEVYYEPAGEEGEEDGEFVIRLNQRNIPPLRISPDYKRMWDQLKKESGKGEGKQARNFIRDKVESAQWFIDSIRQRQQTLMTTMRTIVALQDDFFKHGDGLKPMILKDVAERIGMDISTVSRVVNGKYVQTNFGVYELKYFFSEGLETESGDDVSSREVKNILQRVIDNEDKKKPLSDQALTDILREKGFKVARRTVSKYREQLQIPVARLRKQIV
- the dusB gene encoding tRNA dihydrouridine synthase DusB, yielding MYIDQIQLGNRPLFLAPMEDVSDSPFRQICRRKGADIVYTEFISSEAIIRDSDIALHKMHFEEAERPFGIQIFGGREEAMEGATKVAKANNPDLIDINFGCPVYKIVKKGAGSACLKDLGMMERMAGTVVDAAGDYPVTVKTRLGWDDHTIRIGEVALMLQRIGVKALTVHARTRSQKYKGDARWEYLKKLKNTPGLEIPIIGNGDVTTPELAKKMFDETGVDGVMIGRGAIGNPWIFEHARHYLETGELLPNPTLRERLELCAEQLRLSVAHHGERYGVIIMKKHYGQYLKGVRNGKKLRAAIMEEKEMEPVLELLLNFREEEYFAVA